The following are encoded together in the Streptomyces flavofungini genome:
- a CDS encoding phytanoyl-CoA dioxygenase family protein — protein sequence MNLSSNGVPIPFSPELFGPLRATDPDRMPDPVALRARLHADGYLYLPDFLDREQVLRLRARYFSQLPAGYLAPGTSAREGVFSGRVPEGLPEYGVAGHPAHAFVRSETFDRFLDDPRLRKLAADLLDGDARMLPRRILRHFHRGVRRASRAHVDFDYMDEGSPQVVTTWIPVGDCPPQSGALVYLEGSHTLPPEAYESLRDTTDRPDDRRQICHDLEFTARSLGRRWLWTDFAAGDVMVHVPHIIHASLDATTDAMRLSIDTRFIRQSDTPDPRWLKAWSADDGA from the coding sequence GTGAATCTCTCGTCGAACGGCGTGCCCATACCCTTCTCCCCCGAGTTGTTCGGCCCGCTGCGCGCCACCGACCCGGATCGGATGCCGGACCCCGTCGCTCTGCGGGCACGGCTGCACGCGGACGGATATCTGTATCTGCCGGACTTCCTCGACCGCGAGCAGGTGCTGCGACTGCGCGCCAGGTACTTCTCCCAGCTGCCCGCGGGCTATCTCGCGCCGGGCACCAGCGCGCGCGAGGGCGTGTTCTCGGGGCGGGTGCCGGAGGGGCTGCCGGAGTACGGTGTGGCGGGGCATCCCGCGCACGCCTTCGTCCGCTCGGAGACCTTCGACCGGTTCCTCGACGACCCGCGGCTGCGCAAGCTGGCGGCCGACCTGCTCGACGGCGACGCCCGGATGCTGCCGCGCCGCATCCTGCGCCACTTCCACCGCGGGGTGCGCCGGGCCTCGCGTGCCCATGTCGACTTCGACTACATGGACGAGGGTTCGCCGCAGGTCGTCACGACCTGGATCCCGGTCGGCGACTGCCCGCCGCAGTCGGGGGCGCTGGTGTACCTGGAGGGTTCGCACACGCTGCCTCCGGAGGCATACGAGTCGCTGCGGGACACCACGGACCGGCCGGACGACCGCCGTCAGATCTGCCACGACCTGGAGTTCACCGCGCGCAGCCTGGGGCGGCGCTGGCTGTGGACGGACTTCGCGGCGGGTGACGTCATGGTGCACGTGCCGCACATCATCCATGCCTCGCTGGACGCGACGACGGACGCGATGCGGCTGTCCATCGACACGCGCTTCATCCGTCAGTCGGACACGCCGGACCCACGGTGGCTGAA